From a region of the Actinopolymorpha singaporensis genome:
- the rplW gene encoding 50S ribosomal protein L23: MSNLHKDHRDVLVAPVISEKSYGLLDQNKYTFLVSPSANKTEIKIAVEKVFDVKVTEVNTLNRHGKRRRTRYGWGQRASTKRAIVTVADGQRIDIFGGPVS, from the coding sequence GTGAGCAACCTGCACAAGGACCACCGCGACGTGCTCGTCGCGCCGGTGATCAGTGAGAAGAGCTACGGCCTCCTCGACCAGAACAAGTACACGTTCCTGGTGAGCCCGAGCGCCAACAAGACCGAGATCAAGATCGCGGTCGAGAAGGTGTTCGACGTGAAGGTGACCGAAGTCAACACGCTCAACCGGCACGGCAAGCGCCGCCGTACCCGCTACGGCTGGGGTCAGCGGGCGAGCACCAAGCGAGCGATTGTCACCGTGGCCGACGGCCAGCGGATCGACATCTTCGGCGGACCGGTTTCGTAA